Part of the Hevea brasiliensis isolate MT/VB/25A 57/8 chromosome 16, ASM3005281v1, whole genome shotgun sequence genome is shown below.
aaaaaagaaagaatataCTATATTTTATGATTATACCATATACAacactatatatatatttaacagTCATACCCAGTATTTATTATCTTTACCTTTGACAAAATTATCTCTATACACATTAAAatataattcattaatttaatatataaaaaaatataaaaaaaatctaataagcaataattaataaaattattaattattattagaatAATTATCGAGGAGATTCTAAATGCATAAATTAAGGCGCAGACAGAAAGCTGGAATTCAGAGTCATATGGCTTTCATTCAATCATAAttaaagggaaaggaaacatggaaaattaggaaattaatgtaaaatgaaaattttccaaATGGAAAAAGTTACAGAAGCGAATTTCATGGAAAATTTCAGTGATTAATCGGGAAAAGCGTGAACGGTGGGCACATGTCTGGAAACAGAAGTGGCCTAAGCCTAACTCCATTGCTTTGGTAGTTGGACTATTAATAGGTCCACTAATTGGTGGCGGCTAATACTTTTCCAAATCAACCCACAATTGCTTTTAACTTTATAAATTCCCATGGCCATGATATGAGCCCTGAGGCACCTTACCGATCTATAACAAGCCCAAGTCAATAAGAAAAATCCTAGGCTAAGTCCAAGAAATTTCCTCAAAGCCCAAGATAGAAAATTGAACAAGTTGACCAAGGCCTAAGTCCTcccaattatttaataaaaaaaaggtGGATGCAACACCTGCcattttttcaatttcatttgttAACAGACTTAGTCTACTTTTCCAAACCAGCTAATAACGTTAACACTGGGAATTTGCAtggttttttcatttcaatttcaaccaaattaaaaaataaaatatcatattaaACTAATCCAAATTTGACTATTTTTTTCATGATATAACATATTGGACCCATGtcaaacaaaaattaatgattaattatatatatttttatgatttttaaatatattatgtatttttaatatatttatatataatcaaAATTGTGATATATTTACGTCACCGTTTTATCCGTTGCAAATTGTAAGAAGCCAAAACGGGAGTAAATGAATAAAGAATTTTACCGTTGCGGTAGTTAGGATACACGTGTCCGTTTATTTTTTAGATTTAAGTATTTATTATAATGAATTGACGGCTTGATAAAATATATTTGACAAGATCAATTGAActgagttaaaaaaaataattaatattaataatttaatttaagaaaaataagtaATGAAAGCAAGTTCAGCAAAGTCGATTGATAAATAATGTCAAATCTGTGAATATATAGATAGTATTTagcataaataaatttcataaaattttataaaatttattataaatttgaaattttagtgattaatttaaatcaaattttattttaaatttttaataataaattttataaaatttattataattaaattaaattttatcaaaattaataaaatttataaataaattttaaatttaaaattatatatattttaaataataaaattactctcttattatattatattttattttattttatttattatacaaTTAAACCAAATAAGGTGGTAACATCTACCAATCTATAGGCTCGGAAAAATTCTGAGGGACTTGGAGGGGAAGTTACATTGCTACTTCCCTGAATGCTTATAGTCCGCAGAATTTCCTCATCCCCATCAATAATAAGCACTTCTCTCATGCCACTGCTAAGCGATGAAGAAATACATCTTTTTTTGTGTATACTTTCATCATTTTCATCGTTGTCATCATCAAGAAAGGATCCATTTCGCCGCTCAAGTTCTTTCATTTTTAGGAACTCATCATAATGTGCTTTCCTCTTCTCTTCAAAGCTTATATTCTGCCTTTCTTCTGCATTGTCTAAAGCAATGCATATTTATGAGGTCAAAACAAAGGTTAGGGAGAAACAAAAGCAAACAGTGGACATCAAAGAATGACTGTGTATAGCCAATAATCTGAAAACCTTCATCATGCTCCAGGTCATTGGTTATCTCATCCCCACCAGATGCCTCGTCCCTAAGTTAGGGTATAGTtctatcttttcagaatggattAAAGAATATTAGTGATAATGataacttatggaatagtgttccATATGGAACTGTAgcgtgagatagagagttgtttgctcaggtgttctggagagggtacaagttccatgtagGAATCATAAAATataagatcaagatgtatgtaagcttttaaattgaatgataggtttggatacctagtattttaagttttagctaattaaatggatatgaaaaattagagttgatacagatcccctccctaaggttgcagggggtagtatgtagtccaaaagggtaagaatagagatcacgcaTAAGAAGTATGACTGCTATTCCCTAACTTCATCCTTAGTTTCTTAATGCTTAAGActaaagtatactccaaataaagtaaaagaaaaatgaCAAAAGTTAGTatcgataaatcatagaatatatatatatatatatatatatatatatatatatatatatatatatatatatatatgtagtacGATTCAAATGCAGTAGGAGAGATAGCCTGAATGCCAGTAGAACTCTACCTAGGCTAGTTAGAGAATCAATTCTGAGTAATATTGAGGTATAGATGACGTAGTAGGGATAGtggaaaggtataagtttctgatatgacaatcaagttcaaaaagaaaatagagctaaaggatGGAAGAGTGAAAGTTCGAATTTaagtaagataaaaagagttggctaaagaataaactggaaaaacagattaagataagattaggaagaatagagccaaaatactgaggaggtgaatgtggttctaggaagggtaaacgagataaacaaaaaagtaaggatagagagcgtagaaaaggatggcattaggaaGGACATTGTCAAGTTATGGAACTCAGAAGTACAAGATTTAGAGTAAGTAataattgatgtagtgttagaagcctgaacctagagcttagagttacaggatCTGGATTAGATCTTATCTGTTTTCTACCCCCAAGGTAGGATAATGGGACAATGGCATAAGTACTCTCTTTGGTTGTTGacagtataatggaaattaggtgaggtgtgcGACCAAACTAGGTAGTAGCTATTGAGCGTGctgtggtaacttgaattgtattgtcagataaagaagcaagatcagtaggagtaagttggataaaagtcaacataagggatataaatatgcaagatgagggataatgCCACAAAGGCTTGATGTTAAAATTTAGagtggtgagacctagagtctaaaattggagttagacagatattttcagtgtgatcgataggataaaaaaaaagagtaataataaataaataatagtatgataatatgtagcagaacACTAGTAAAGgtcagaataggacaagataggtataggtgtaattataCGATATTGAGAAGTACATGAACTAGAGGAGTGATTGTTGGTAAGATTGGAGTAGATCTAAAAGAATCTGTGAGTGTTTTTATCTTATAGAATATAACCAAGTATAAGGAGCATTGGACAAATATATAAATATGGAAGATAAATGGAGAGTAAAAAGaaaatagtaaattctaagatgatatgtcaggtaggacaacagtataacaaatggtagatacaactgatattttgtaataacgcacaataattacaaagaaataataaaactaaaaagGGAGACTAAGGGGTATAAGTTAAATCTTGTTTATTaaacaatggtataccataaatggtgggagaacatttctccttcttttcaaattggctcgtgttttgattctaggagattatgttaagaagagaggtcgtgtcaaagtgacccaattaattgaaaatttgatgggcgttagtaaatatccaatcttttgaggcgaaaatgacgataatggtgtacctaatgttaagtatgaaagaataatcagagaggtgacaggagttaaatcgagctagttactagggcttagaactcttttgaactataagctggaggaagtgctatttgctaatgagttacagcgaatgaaattgttgctaatgggaaaagttgaggctgaagtttggaaagctatgggcagtctatgtgattatattaaggagaatgaacacatgaagtatcttgttcagaattaaggcatggcacatatttcccacagccatattagttcagatggaacttataatttatggggctcctatccatccaggatgagcaatttcctactaaggctggtagggaataataatgttctgataggtaagttgggaaaggggatacaaaaagaattttctatggttaattacaagtgttacataatgcGAAGAATGTTCTGGTAAGAGTTAATCGtaaagttagaattctcgaagtgaAGGAACtaataatcaagataagactaagaaatataaaaaaaaaaaaaaaagttaaagttgatgatgagaTGGACATACTTGAAGGAAAATgtgtaagggtgagataggactaagattaaggaataagtacagtatgttgaaaagatatcaatgatatagcagaaataggaaaagaaagtagataagatccaaaggacaggaagacagctcggtagagctagttataatgatgaggataagaaggaacaAGTATGTTAgggacacactaagagatgtttaaaacaagttatggtgAGATGGTAGACCAAATGAATAATGGAGCCTCAATTTAAGTACCAATATGTCCAAAAGCACatcagatagtaagaagtttcaaATAGAAGTCAGGGAACTCTCTTTTTAAGAAATGAGTAAGCTATGATAAGTAGTGTTGATTGGGTGGAACTCTACACAACTAATTACCTAAGATAGGTAGGAATTGTTACAAGAAATTCTTTGGTGACACAAAGTAAGTCAGAAGCTTGTAGTATCATGGAATTAGGAAGGTAAAAATGTTTTTAGTATGGGAGGATCTAGCTAAAGCTTCCATGGCCAATAGAATTAGCAATGATCTTGGGTAAGATGCATGCAAAAGTAGTTGTTTCAAAAGGGTGTTTCATGAGACGTTGTAAAACAGACAATATGAGTCACATCCTTACACCACAGAAATTGATAATAAAAGGGAACAAAGGCTAGTGCTACAGGATACCAAATCAGAGTGCAGAAGAAGTATAGCTGGTGTAGGTACACTTGGCATTTCAATGAAACTCTATATAACTAGTTGCATAAGATGGACAAGAGTTGatctaaggaccttagtaataacacaagattaaaaatttgaagtatcatgggagtgacaagatttataggtattgaccattgaggtcataggacaagtaaaggtttcgaatgatatgtatatgataggtgctacaggaaagcatttcataggatactatagggtaaggaacgtaagtcatgtttttggggaacagagattattgaaacaaaggaatgaggactgaagtcaccaagagacatgttagggcataataaaagtgaggtaagcgccaaagttgattaaagttatcagatatcaagtcgagagtagtagcgccaaagttgattaaagttatcagatatcaagtcgagagtagtggagttataatgagtactagagataacaaaaaaaaaagaggggtaaACGAGTAGTCAGATGTGATGGTTTAGACTCAGAAGGAGGTAGCTGGCATACTACGACAGGAGCAGATAGACATAAAAATATTTAACCATCCATGCAAATCCAAGGCGAAaagatataaaatttgcaatgggtgaccgtgtttttgaaggtttctcctatgaaaagggttatgagatttgaaaagaaaagGCAAATTGGCACTCCATTGTAtaggaccttttaagatcatagacagagtgggagcagttgcctatcagttAGAGTTGCCACCAAATCTTTCTCATGTACACCCAGTATTCCATAttttcatgcttagaaagtatgttcTCGATCTTTCTCATGTGTTGCGACCAGACACAGtagagttaaatgagaatttgatctttgaggagcaactagtagccataatagactatcagatgagacaactttggtcaaggcaaatccctatggttagtcctgtggaggagttaatctatggaggaatgcacttggAAGTTAGAGCGGGATATGCGCAGCAAGTATTCATAAGTTTGATTTGCAACTATGTGCCATTATTCTGCCTTGTATaaaattcgagaacgaattttctataagaggggaagaatgtaacatccctaattttcaaatatatatatatatatatatatatatattattctaatcCTGGTATTGTGGACTTTGCGTACTTTCATTTCGTAGAAATTCGATTGTCGCCCGGATCTGcaatttcgggccgagcagataaTCTGCTGGAATCATTTCAAAACCAAGTCAAGATTATAAGCTATTCCACCATTTTCAGACattctggacgcgttccagttgtcagatttagcataggtaaactcgaactctacattactcaatttttgccttgtactgagttagaataaaatttataaaatattcgtggatgataaaaaaattacgattcctattgcaatagccttataatattgttaaggactgcgggacaggtttatagaatttttaaagttagtttggatagtttttgaaaaatattagttttgaagtcttataattgagttatctgatattgtgattattgcctggtttggagggcccatgaGGGGCTATATGACTTTGATAAGATgagattgtggaaattgagatatagaagtgttgtttgattctttttgcaggttgggtaggtcctaggtataggggagactctgctggatttttggcataacttaggacatctttggtcttttcttagtttgtatcgagtcaaatatattaaacaaTTGCTAtggaattgtcaggtgagccgggacagctttcctcctccacccagccgtagcagtgacttcggttaagtctgtgagtaaaatattaattttaattataatttcgatattattatatgttcaagcatgcccatgcatcatttataaatatatatctatatagttaaacactagacacgttttatattgcattcataattgatgaagtgccatggatgttgtttgtgataatttggagcagtgtgcgtgcgttggcgtgcgtgtggtatggtattggatatggacaggacgggtagacacagcttgaaagacactcgttgggacccgatccttcagggtagacacggcttgagagacactcactgggaccccgcatttggtttattaagcgaaagtccagcttgagagacactcgctgacagaggttggattaagaggactgtatagggaatcagctcccatatatgtattgtttgacagtgttgggtgtgtgagtgctccaaattgcctttttgcttactgtgatatgaattgtatgaaaatttatgaggatgttgcatatcactctacatggtgcattagctttagatagctatagagattatgattgaaattggtattttactctctcagtcgaacgctcactcctgttcaccctatttttccaggctacaggaggagtccTTTTTCAAAATAACTTGCTTCTTTTCTCGCAAGTTATCaataattatttaattgtattattgttctctaaatttgaaatttagaactccgcatgtactagtagtagtattaatcctgtcagggactgcatgaatttaagtttttgtattaacaaataaattttttttatgagttttaaatagtttgtaaatgatgtaacagggtcgAGCTGAGCTCTCCTAATTTAGATTCGGATAATTATCGGGTTAAGTTGgcccaaaataaaattataatagtttaatttaaattatttatatacatattgggcctaaattgtgggcctggtgaTGGGTTTGGGAACGGTtcggcttactacgggtctcgggggctttaagctgatcCAAGTACTAGTACCAGTCCGGCCTATAGGTTAGGTGGTGACAAAAACAATGCATATTTATGAGGTCAAAACAAAGGTTAGGGAGAAACAAAAGCAAACAGTGGACATTAAAGAATGACTGTGTAATAGCTAATAATCTGAAAACCTTCATCATGCTCCAGGTCATTGGTTATCTCATCCCCACCAGATGCCGCGTCCCTAAAATGGGTGAAATGCTTCTGGCTTGAAATTATTTTATCCAATGCATTTCTTATAGCTGCAGCATGTGCAGCAGAATCCCTGTATCCAACAAAATCCCTTACAGGAGACACATAGCCTGCAAGAATTAAACATATGAGGTGCATTGTGGTAGACCTGTTGTCGCCAAATCATAAAGAAAAAGGGCGCAAAATTGATCTAACCATCTTCCTCAATCATAGGATGATATGGTGTCTTCGGTTCAGCAATTTTTTTCCTGACAGGCTTTTCTTTCTCAATTTCTCTCAGATTAGCTTCATCCCATTTTATGCGGGTCCTAATTTCAAAAACAAGGAAGTAGTAAACTATATGCAGAGATTGACAGTTAAACATTTGTCATCAAATTcttgtatttcaaaaaaaaaaaaaaatactaaaaagtGCTCTTtagtttcttcttgaaaacttcaGTTCATAAACAAAAGGAACGCGTCATGTATGaactctttatttatttatttattttttctgcaGAAGGGGATCATGATTCAACACTTATTTCCTCATTTCACagatggtcattaaatcatcagAAGGTGaaaatcatgtttgttatatcaaTATCAGGCATTCATAAATCAATTTTCAACTGTGTTTCAACAATGAAATCACTCACATTTTCACAACAGATTAGCctaacaaaaaggaaaataattggaACTATAAAAAGGGAAATAGAATGAATTACTTCATTTTTTCGGATGGTTATGGTAGCCGCCCTAGATGCCCAGAAAATTCAGCTCAAATACActacaaaaaatataaaaaataaattctacTTGGAAATCAAAATAATTCAGTGAACATAATGATTAGGACTATACTGGTTCTCTCCTGCCTGCTATCTAATATGGTACTACAGAAGGGGAAAGACAAAGGCCAGGCCATACCTCTGATATCTTAACTCAAACAAAGAGAAGTTCAAAATGTGTAGAACATGAAAATGAGCCAAATGCTTTTCATCGGAAGCTCTTATATTCCTTCCTTATGGTACCCCAGGATACCTTGCTTCGCAAAAATTGTCTCTTTCTTTTCTGCAGGGAaaccacagagagagagagatagagagcagTAGAAAACGATGAGACGACACGTCGTTGGCTTGTATGGAAAATGAAAATGCTCAGGAGCTGTTTGGAAACTTCGATGAGAAATTATCTCAAATGCGCAACTGGTTCTTTTCTAGTCTGTTTTCGCATCCATGATGATCCATCGGCCATCGCTGTATTGATGTAAATCTTCTTGTCACCTCATGTATAAGTCAACACGACAGCGTTTTTGTTTTTTGAATTTGCTTTGACGACGAAATAAAATGAAAGAGGATTTAATTATGTCACTTTTTAATGTATTTAATATAAGTTTAATTTTATatgataataaatttaataatttttaaataaaaatttaattattttatataattaaaataataaatatataagtttaatataaatataaaatttaaaaattatgacgCAATATTTTTTTGTGAGAATGGacgcaaatttttttttttttaatgcttcTATAGAAAtagaaatagaaataaaaatagGAGTGGAGGGCATGTTTGGATTAATGAtgatttatattaagtgtttggtaaaattatatttaaatatgtgaaatgactaataaaggtatatatcatataatttattttattatttaaataaatataaaattataaatttattacattatattatttattttattattaaattaaatatataattattaaattaatatattatattatttaaataaatatataattattaatcttttatattatatcatttattttattattgaaataagaaaataattattttttaagataattaaataattttaaaaatatagataaaataataaaataattattattattaatagaaaaatttataattaattttaagtttttggatataaataaatattttatattttatgttattaataaaaaatattttaacaaaattgaaatacattaattaaaatattaaaattataaataaaaaaataaaaatattaataatattaatttttaagttaaataaaaaagaataatatagtcaaaataaaaaataaaaccagatCAGCTATCACCGATGAAAAACATTTAAAAATAGAAATGATGGGTATtatatcagttgcccatcagctatcaattatatttttttaagcttATCAAATATCATAATTTACCTATTTgagtgtctatcagctatcaactGAACCCATCAGTTAAACCAAACACCCTCGGAGTTTGGAGGAAAAGCGACAGAAATAGAATCACGCGCGGACGCTCGTTTGTTGATAGGGCTGCAACGTTGCGTTTTATGGGTAAGAGTAAGGAGGCGAAACGACTGGGGCATCTAGTTTTCTTAGCTGGAGAAGCTGCGAGCCAAGTAACGAACGTTTGCATTTGACATGGTTGGTAGTTCTCTGTGTATATTGCTTTCTTGTTTCTGCTGATTTTTCACAGTAATGACTCGCTCTCTGCAGCATAGAATTCTTGAAATTATTATCCACGGCGAATTTTTCATGCTTCCCGCGTCCACCTTTTTTAGTCATTGAGCTGTGTTGGTCAACGATTTAGAAGTTATCATGTTTTCATACTGTTTGATGAAATGCCCCAACCACTTTAGATTCTTATAAACTGCAGCCTTTCCTTTTCCTGACTTTCGAAATCTGTTCTTTCTGTCCTTGAACTTGCAGCTTCAGGAGAAATTACGTTTTTTCGAGCAGCATTAGTTCCCTGTTAATTCGTGAGATAAACCTGTATTGATTTCatgattttttattgattcaaaTCTGCAAAACATGTCGGCATTAATATCAACAAGGTTGCTCCTCCTTTTTGGGGAATCATCGCCATTGAAGAAACTGTCGCGTGTCTCTAGGACAGCTTTGTGCCGTGGCAGTGTACGTTTTCTCACTTACGCTGGGCAAGACCAGGGGCCACTTACTCTTGCAAGCCCGGGATTCAAGAGCGAGTTTGAAAGAACAGACAAGATCAAAACAAATAAACATGAAAAAGCGAAGCTTAATTCAGCTGTTGAAGTTCCCAAGA
Proteins encoded:
- the LOC110648121 gene encoding protein phosphatase inhibitor 2-like — its product is MFNCQSLHIVYYFLVFEIRTRIKWDEANLREIEKEKPVRKKIAEPKTPYHPMIEEDGYVSPVRDFVGYRDSAAHAAAIRNALDKIISSQKHFTHFRDAASGGDEITNDLEHDEGFQIISYYTVIL